TTGCCCAAAGGATGTATGTGGGTTTTTTCAATGGTGTATTCCCTTGAATACGCCATTGTCATATACGGAGGATTTGCAGTAACTACAAGAAGAGCTGTGTGTATTGTGAGAGGAATTGAGGGTCATGCATGACAAGGTCCATCCCTTAGATCAgacaaaaaaaatggtgaagatTATGTTCATTGGATGGTGTTTGTTATGCACCGTGCTTGCACTACTGCTAACTATGACAATGGTGTAAACCAAACTGTTATGATAATGTGTTTATTCTTGCTGTGTAACCATATTATCTTATTATGTACTATCGACTCTTGATGAACTTGATGCGCTGTGTACTATATTTGTGGCCCGTTTGAGTCATCCATTTTGCCAGTGCTAGGTATATGTATGGGGCTGACTCTTGACTCTTACAATAGTATGTTATTGGCTTAATAGTACTTTTACAATAGTATGTTATTGGATTAATAGTCAGTAAGTTACTCCATGAATGCTCCAATTTTCATTGACCTTTTTCTTGAAgttgaaaatgttttatattcCCTTGAAGTTGATGTTATCCAAAGTTTGGCTATAGTACATTTTACATTATTTCACgagaaaattttcaactttacACAAAATTGGGCAGACCTATAAATCAAGTCATAGTCACTAATTTGGTCGGAACTGCACTTTCAAGAAATTTGAGTACAACAGATTGCACAATGACTCTTATGAATTATTATGGGTTTCTTCCATGCCTTGCATTCCTCGGCCACCACACCATTTTCCATGgaaaataatacatttttaatATGATCtgcctaggaaaaaaaaagtgtttataGATCCCATGCATGCAGTGCAAATGTTTTAAGTTGTATATGAatctagaaagaaaaaaaaaaaaaaaagaagcctatCTAGGTCCCATgctatattttgatttttggctGTAATCCTGCAACAATTGAGATCTTTTAGCCATTTTGCTTGGTGCTTAATACAGACTGACACACACACCACATTGATGTGCCTATTGGAGAATTTTTTAGAAGTTATATTGCAATTGGTCTGGTTCCCCCATCAACCTCAATTTCTGTTGCAGCATATATATCTCAACCTTCGTATGGTAATGGCATAAAGATCATTGagaattttctaaaataaataaacagagAAAATATGTCCCACTTATTAAAGCTTTGTTTTGAACAAATTCCTATCAACCTCAATATTGAcccgtaaaaaaaaaagatggctTTCCAATTATTTTCTTGACATATAAGCAGAGATATAGACACATTACTCAGGCTTAAATTCAGTCCTAACTGTCTCCTTACTCATTAAATGACTTGATGACACAACTCAAAGTCTCATATATCTTCATCACCACAATCATCTCTTGTGGCATTCTTCtatctttcctttttcctacATATATATTGTACCAGCACAATAGTGAAtgcttaaatttaattttgtcaagAAATTGTTAAGTTGGAAGCTTCTGCTTAGCCAATTGTtgaaattaatgttttaaaCAATAGACCAAATTTACTATCTTTTACCAACAATTTCAATTCAAGAAACAGTCTCAAGTTAATTGCCACAGTAcctataaataaaagaaaaccaacaATGTCAACAACAGTTACAGCTTGCGTAATATCCACATTTTTTACAGTCTATTCCCAAAAAACTCAATCACAGTTGCCTGTGTAATCTGCCCACATAGCAGCAGTTATCACATCACGATACTCCAACATTGCTCGTTGTGCCCGAGCATTAAAAGCTTCTTCAGTGCCCCCACTGCTTATGCGTGTAGCTCCCGCTATGGTTGCATCGCTGTTACGCATAAATGATCCTTCCCACACATGGAACATTTCATCCGCCCAGCTATACATGCGGATAAAGTTGTGCAGTGCACAGCAAGCGGTCACAATCAGTCGTTGTCTAGAGAGGGAGAAGGAGTGCATTTCATTCAAGATCGGGAACCTGGCCTTCAACACACCAAAGTATCGTTCAATCACCATCCGTAATGACGAATGCCTATAATTGAACAACTCTTGTGGGCTAGTAGGTTGCTGGTTCGCACCCCGAAACTCCTGAGCATGGTAGCTTGCGGACTTTTGTGGGGGGAGGAATGCACTGCCTATTGTGTACCTCGAGTCAATGAGGTAGTACGATCCTGCAATAAGAGTAATAACCATTGACAATTAATGTTACCCAACACAACTATTTTAAGtgacaataaagtaaaaattgCAAAAGGATCACCATACAGCCACTGGTGATATACAATTCTCAAAATGCTATTCATCAGCAACTCCAACAACAATCGTATTTCTGTCAATGATTTTCAAACCAGCTCATGGATAGCTAAGTCATAGCATCCTAACTATTAAATATTGGACATAGTCCGACACACCAATGCTGCTCCAAAACAAGTTAAATCACGTGAAAATAAGTCTAACAgcattaaaatataattttttggagACTGGAAGTGAATTACAAAAAGGAACCAAAGCATAACTACTCCAATACCAACTAATGAGTTACCTATTTTGATAATTATCCAAGAGCCATAACCCATTGTTCAAAGAAGTAGGTATACCAGCCAGTCAAACTGTTAAATGATCACCTAAATATATCAAAGCCATCAACTGAAGCACCTAATGGCCAATAATTTGAGAAGATAAAACTGATCAACCTCAGTTCACATGATTGCCAACCAATCTACCAAATGTACAACTCTTACAATATTCAAAAAGACCAAATGAGTTAGTTAGGAACTACGAACTCTTAAAAAATGGTATAAACGTGTCATATAGTCTCACCATAGCCCCTCCCCCACCTTCTTTTCTCCTATGTCTCTTCACACATTACAAAGTTAAGGCTTTTTCTACCTATAATATATGGTGCATTTGTTTGCCAAACCTATGGTTTAAATAGCTTTCAATGGATAAAGCAAAAGTGGAAGTATCATTACTTTAATGAAGTCATAAACCAGCAAAACTTCAATCACAAAACTGATCAATAAAAATACACAGAAACATAGTTACCATTTATAAAAGTGGTGATGCAAATACAAAATCTAAATTCATAAACTACACATAAAGATGAAGTTAATAAAAAGGTGAGAAACTTTAATTATTTAGCTCAAATAAGGGAACCATCTCTGTTAATCCACATTTCAAATCCAACTGAATTACTTGAAAtaagttcaaataaaaaaagtttatgacAAGTGCCTAAAACACATAGCTACAATTAACCAGATTGCTTACCAAAAATACCTAATAGATCTCAATCCCAAAGaacaaatccaaaaccaaatgcaccaaaaaaaaattttacttctaGGCAACCAAGGGAAATCATACTCGGCATGTCCAAGTGCGTTCTGCATGACTCATGAATCATTCGCACTCCCTTCCCATGCAGAATGCACATACGTAAACCGCATGTCGAAGTTGCATGCACACATCACGTTTTGGGTGATATCACTTCGTCTATCTATGAATACAGTGGTCCAATTGGATGGGGCAGAAGCACTTATGTGCGTCCCATCGATGGCCCTCAcacatttttgttaaaaaaataagtagctCTAATTAGGTAAATTCAACTTATGTACAATCAGATCTCTTTCACACTTCATAGGGGATTATTTCTATTCTCTATTATAGATCTTTCACATTTTAATGAATCAAAGTGATAATTTATCtaagaactaaaaaaagaaaaatcaaagcatACCTCAAACCATGGGTAATATTTCTCATTCCCTCAAAGTGAATGAGGAAGTTCAACTGCATCAGCGTCGGGCTGGATGATGAGACATCCCAAAGCATGGATAGCATGCAAGGCACGCCGGAACCGCCTTTGAATGGTCTCGAGAGAATGTTGGAAGCGGTTGGCAGTTAGCCGATAGTCAGCGTTGTGTCCAACGATAAATAGCACTATCCCAACGGCCTCCTCAACTAAAACAATATCAGTGTCCTCCTTTAATAGGTGTAGCCGCTTCAACTTATTACACAAGTGCCTAAAAATGGTCTTGTCCATGCGGAATATGTCGTAACACACTTGGGGATTTCCTTCTAGTACTTCAATCACATATGACCCCCCACTCAGGATACTAGTGCACATAGGTCGCTTCATGTAGTACTTTTGCATGTACTCTATACATAGCTGAACGTAGGTTGTGGCAATCTCAAGCTCCACCTCACTATCATACTCATCTGAATCAAGGTCAGTCATGACTAAATCACAATCTGAATCGGTGTTGGCCATAACTGAATCACACTTGTGGACAGCCAAAAAGTTCACATCAACCACTATAAAGAAgtacatgtatatatatctatattgctgtatgtatatatataagtcagtatatatataaatgagtaTATATggctatatgtatatataagtgAGTATATATGTTTCTGCATAAGTGAGAAAATATTCtgcataagtttttttttttttttttttttttgagaagtgatTCTGCATGAGTATATATAAATGAGTATGTATATATAAGTGAGTCTATATGTTGCTGGAAgcactacatatatatatatatatatatatagatttactGTATGTACCATAGAAATTCTGTAAAGAACACATCagattttctaaaatatatatatgtcacCAAACAAAGCAATTCATATAAGAGACGACAACCACAAAACATATTTCTTACATAAGTAGCATAGATGTCCAAagcattcaaaataataaaggaaggcAGCATGAAAACATTATCCAAAATATTAACATAATACAGACTTTGCCTATTCACATTAAAGCAAAATAAGAGTACTAATTAACTTCCTAGGCTATCTAAACAGCGCACATTCTCAACCACCCCCACAACTACTGCAGTCCACCCCCAATAAACTCAATCCAAGCCCTTTTCCTATCGACCGTCATAGCAAAAAAAATGGCTCTACTCTTGAAGTTATGAAACTCCTGCACGACCTTGCAATATGTGACATGATCCACATCGGTGTGCTGGTTGAGCAGTGTTATAGCTTGTGTAACTAACTTAGAGTCGCCCCCCACACTAGACTCTCCGGTGTCGATGGACCTTTTCCCCCTCCGGTTCCTCATGTCAGTAAACCCCCAAATAGCCTCAATCATGGTTTCAAAGGAGAgccctttcttcctttttccgcTTGAATGAGATGGTTCAACTCGCCACTTTTCAGCTTGCCTCCGGCTTTGGGTTTCACTCGGTGTGGGTAGCTCCTCCACGTCATCCACACTATCAATGTTGACGTTGACATGCACCTTCGATGATAGGAAGGCTGTATccagctttctctctctctttgtcacTGTTGGGAGCTGATTGAGTAGATGAAATTTGGAGGAAACCTGTGGCTGTGTTTGAATTGAAAAGCTTGCCCAACAGCTCGTAGTGTTGCAGCCCCTTTTTCTTGAACTCCTTGAATTTATGATTGGTCTATTAACAACCATATATATTGGGTTAGATGATTTATTCATATAAAACCCAATACAAATCAGATGGGTAATTATAATAACCCTATAATAACCATCCACTCTTAGATACCAAAAACAGAAAGAGTAACAGCATTTCCTCAAAAGTTAACTTTATACCAAAATCACACATATATTCTACAATAATAAACCCTTTAGATCATATTTTATTCCATTTCTAAAAGCATCATCATGAGAAAatgctacaaaaaaaaaaactatttcaacACACTATTTTAATACACCATTTAATAAACCCCATATTCTTGATATATAGGGAAAGGTAAACAAAGATCTAGCAAACTGCTTTTCAGATACGTATACACTTACAACATAGTGATGGTCCATataaacatttttgtttttcattttcttctcttttttagttGTGAATACATTCAGTGTTTAAAAGATGAGCCATGCTATTATGAACACAAGGTAGATTTCAGCGTCATTTTAATTACAACCAGAAACCATGCATATAgctaattttaatatattttgtttggaGTATGTTAAAGGACTTACCGCAAATGCAACAGCCCATGCTTCCTCACTGGCCATCACTGTATTTGAAATGGGGTCCCATCCCATTCCCGTATGTGTGATTAGTTGGGAGAATGTGCGGTGTCAACCTTtcatttattgatatttttgtgTAAGTTGTGtcttgttgtaatttttattcgtGCATTTGTTAAACTCATTCATAACGACTGTCCAAGTTCTAGTCTTGAACTGGCCTTGGGGCATATTCCCTTTAGCGTCCTCTTCTAACAATACACCAATGAAATGTTTCTCAACTACGGAAGGCCACAACTTCCTATCCTTGGCATCAACTGTTCTCTCTTCCATCTAAATAAATTTTGGTATACTTACATAGACTCGTCATTTGAAATTGTATGATATGGATTAAAAAACATTAACTTCTTACTCACTAAAAGACCCAAGCAGCAGGCATATAAGAGAAACTAAGGTCTAAATCTGGAAATTTTAAGATAGATTTTCTGAATTTTAATATAAGCAAGGCCAAGGACCATAAATGGTCATATATGATATGAGAACCTAATAATTTAAGTGGTTGCAAGGTTGCTAACAAAGTGGATTAACAAGAATTTGCACATTTGAAGAACATATAAAAAGTCTAGTAATTATAATGGAGTAGTACAGACATAAATTACATATCAACAACAATCATTTCTCAGTAACTCATATCAACAACAATCGTTATTATAATTCCTTGGCAGGACTCATGTTATTTAATCTTATAGTAAACAAAAGTTAAGATTATTCACTCCACAGTTTCAACTTACAAATAGTTAGTGTATTATTAgtgtaataaaaaaagaaaatcttctgACTACATAAAAGGAAGtctttagttttgaaaataaacaacCCAATGATGcaaattagaaggaaaaaacttgctgggaaaaaaagaaactgGTATTTAGAGCATTTTATCCAAACATCTACTTACTCTTTGTTGGGATAATGGCCAGCCTTactgtttattttttaaggaaaaaagaaggggGACGGGGGAGGTAACAAGGGTAAAAATGATCTAATTAGATTATTATATAGCAGGAGAGCCAAAGAGCAGTAATCAATTGCATGTGGACATTCCTATTTGGGCATGGAAACAAGCAGTACTGAACTCATTATGGAGCTTAATTGggattatttcattttcttttgtttatttttcttaataaatacATATGATATAagtataattaattttgaaaatattgtattccatcaaaacttaaaattttgtcaaataaaaaGGATTATTAAGTGGATCATGTTTACTTATATAGTGGCAATTACTTTGAAGCAGTGGGTAAGGGAGAATGGCCCAAGTACCTAACTTTATGGCCTTCATTCTTTTGACAGCAAAAGATACATGTTTACAGTTTATAGTTACACTTACACCTACTGATCTCAAGGATTTAAAGGCAACAACACAAAGGTCACAAAATGAAGACAAAATGCATGACCTAGGtacaaaattataacaaaacaaGCAACCAAATGATTCACTACCTATGAAATTATAACAGTTTACATTTAGACAGACCTACCAATAAGGAAACATGGTGAGAGGAGGAAGCAGATGCTTTGTATAGCATGAGAGAGGTGgaggaggatgaggatgaggctTCCATCTGAATGAAGATGTGAGACTAAATAAACCCTAAGCTGGATTAATGTCAATTGATCTGAGTTAGATTGGGATGTGAAAGAAAGCTGCAACAAGTAATTAAGACAATTACAAATATTTACCTAACCAAGCCCTTCACACTGTGTGAGTTTGGCTTTAGGTTAGCACCAAAGCTTTGTAGGTAAGGGTGGGATCTCTACGAGGATTAGGGCCAGTTGGGCATGGAATTATGATTCTGAGCAAGTGGTTAATGTGATTGACTGAGGTTGGTGATGCGGTGTAAGTTGAGTGTGTAGAAGACACGTTTATTATGGGTCGGTGAGGATTTAATGGCAATGGGTTTAATGGCACTGGGTGAGGATTTAATGGCGTTGGGTCGGTGAGGGGAGTTATGGAGGTGGGTGAGAGTAATGTCGTTGGGTTGCTTTAACTGTGTGGGTGAGAGAGATCTTGGTACCAGGTGCAGATGGATTCGGCGTGAAGAGAtaagaggaagagaggagaCAATACTTGAAAAAAAGCTAACCAAGTAGGCCCATAATAGTGTTCAAAATAATTACCGAAATGCTACTGAACACTAGTGTTTATTGTTTAAAATCAGGTCGGAGGTGATTtccaaaatcatcaaaaaaacaTGGattttttgttaggttctaaagacttaggtttttatgtatttagaactctaatttgtaatgttggcaaaccatgatcaaaataatgtgtttagaagtgttttagtcttgctcaaagttgtgcatttatgtaaagttggaatcgagcttaatgcagaaaagattaatgcatttcggcttggctcgatcgatcgaagctcgggcagaatgtttttctgcagaattttccaactcagccctagttgttttaaaacatttttagggtttcttatttgtcctaagtataaaaggcaaaccctagccatgttttagtgttctagaggaactttcctttacacaaacttagggttttcaaggagaagatttatctacaccttgataatcaactcagttgctgtcattgaagcttaaagaaaatacaagcgggtgtgcttgtatctggtggtgaattcaagaaagaaggagtccgtggattcagaacttgcacgtggtcgtgtcagtaagttctactggttggtagcaatcagaagtcgagcgtggaggcttataagtcttattgtataaacttcgattctttcaagatagtggattcaagtttaccttgaggataggtAGGTCAAATCCttcccaagtttttaccggtttggtttcctaggtgatcatatcttgtattatttattttccgctactttgcatgatttgatctttgtcattgtgataacctagacttgttaaatttaactaagtaataacttggctaattacctaggttaaatcaattgatTTTAAGGGGTataaaaactatcatttttgaacaatgttttCTAAACAACTCTAAACAGGAATGGTCCACTAAacgcatttttgtttttgtttttggacactaaaattcaatatttaaacac
This genomic stretch from Quercus lobata isolate SW786 chromosome 3, ValleyOak3.0 Primary Assembly, whole genome shotgun sequence harbors:
- the LOC115981352 gene encoding uncharacterized protein LOC115981352 — its product is MANTDSDCDLVMTDLDSDEYDSEVELEIATTYVQLCIEYMQKYYMKRPMCTSILSGGSYVIEVLEGNPQVCYDIFRMDKTIFRHLCNKLKRLHLLKEDTDIVLVEEAVGIVLFIVGHNADYRLTANRFQHSLETIQRRFRRALHAIHALGCLIIQPDADAVELPHSL